In Brassica napus cultivar Da-Ae chromosome C2, Da-Ae, whole genome shotgun sequence, the sequence AGCCtttcacaaaaagaaaattaaataaaactctgcaaagttataaacttataatgcTTGGATACTTACTTTGGCTATGGCGGTGTTCATGTTTAATGATCAAAAAGCTCTTATTTTTATGCAAGCGTGGGTCTAAGCTAAATCTCTTTCCCTTTCCTTCTTCACTTCCTTTCTTCTAAAAAGCCACTCTTttgctatctctctctctctctctctgtgcaGCTGAAGCACAGAGAAAAGGGTTTTGTTATCTGACCCAAGGACCCATTTCTGTAAAGCTTCTGGTGAGAAATTGAGCAaaaagtttgaagctttgtgcAGATTCTGTAAATGGGTATCTTTCTCCTGACTCTTTAAATCTGGTCTAGGGTTTGTCAAAGCTCTGTTTTTTTGGGGGTTCGTACGGAAAAAAGCATGATCCTTTCTGTTCCGTTGACTGGTCTCTCCTGAGATTCCTTAAGTTCGGTCGTGTCTTTTAGTTTCTCAGTACTTGGTTTGTTTTGTACTATCAAGTCCGAGACTTTTGCTTCTATTGATTTATCTTTGCTCTTGTTCTTACAAGGTGGAGTGTACCTTCTCTGCATCTCTAGAGACCAAAGTGGTTCTGTTTGTGTGGAAAGTGTTATAAGTCTGTAGTGGTTTTGATCCTGGAAGGTGCTGTTCATCAAGTTTTGAAGAGATGGATGTAAATGAGAAAGAAGAGTTTTCAGGAGAGAAGAGGAATACTAGTTATGATTCAGCTGATAATCATCCATCAGATTGGCGAATCCCTGGTTCTAATCCGGTTTCTGCGCCCTTTGGTTCATACTCTACTGAGAATCTAATCACAGCGTCTTGTTCTCCATCTCAAATGATGGATTCATTTGGGCAAACTCTTTGGTATGATCCCACAAATCTtcaagctgtgggttatggcgGTTTCAGTGGTGGTCACCCctcatcttcttcgtcttcttgcTTTAGGGGTAATATGGATAGATCTCTTGAAATGGGTTGGAGTATGCCTAATCTGTTGCCTCCTAAAGGCAATGGTCTTTTCTTGCCGAATGCGAGTAGCTTCCTCCCTCCTAGCATGGCTCAGCTCCCGGCTGATTCAGGGTTCGTAGAGCGTGCAGCGAGGTTCTCGCTCTTTAGTGATATGGTGAACCAACCGCTTGCGAAACCGGAGTCTGTTGGTTTGTTTCTTGAAGGGCAGTGTCCAAGTACTGAAGTAAACGTTGGTGTAGCTCACAATGATGCATCTACAGCAATGAAAGGCCCTAATGTTAGATCTAGTGAACAAGCTAGTAAACCAAATGTGTCGGAGGATACTCAGTCTAGTGGTCAGAAAGGTGGGGAAACCTCTTCCAAAGGGTTTGActcaaagaagaggaaaagaaaTAGACAGGTGAAGATTTGAAGTTATACATCATCACTTTGATTCTCTCTGGCCTTTTAACATTTTGGTGATGCTTCTGTTTTTGTAGAATTCTGAAGCAGATCAATCACATAAATCTGAGGAAGAAGCAGAGAACAATGGTGATAAGAAGCGGAATGATGAGCAAAGTCCAAACTCGCCTGGCAACAAAACTAACAGTGGGAAACAACAGGGCAAACAAACGTCTGATCCAAAAGATGGATACATTCATGTCCGGGCACGTAGAGGCCAGGCTACAAATAGCCACAGTCTTGCAGAAAGAGTACAGTTTCTTTAACCATCATGGAAGTTGAAAATGGAAGCAGTTTCTTACTGGTGTTATGATTTAAATTACT encodes:
- the LOC106428535 gene encoding transcription factor bHLH49 isoform X2, whose amino-acid sequence is MDVNEKEEFSGEKRNTSYDSADNHPSDWRIPGSNPVSAPFGSYSTENLITASCSPSQMMDSFGQTLWGNMDRSLEMGWSMPNLLPPKGNGLFLPNASSFLPPSMAQLPADSGFVERAARFSLFSDMVNQPLAKPESVGLFLEGQCPSTEVNVGVAHNDASTAMKGPNVRSSEQASKPNVSEDTQSSGQKGGETSSKGFDSKKRKRNRQNSEADQSHKSEEEAENNGDKKRNDEQSPNSPGNKTNSGKQQGKQTSDPKDGYIHVRARRGQATNSHSLAERVRREKISERMKFLQDLVPGCNKVTGKAVMLDEIINYVQSLQRQVEFLSMKLATVNPQMDFNLEALLAKDVRELQLRGGSSSATPFPQNMPMVYPPLPHGFMQQTLSSIGRNISSPLSPINGGYKRQETNGWEGDLQNVIHINYGAGDVPSDPEAATASLPSSNMKVEP
- the LOC106428535 gene encoding transcription factor bHLH49 isoform X1, giving the protein MDVNEKEEFSGEKRNTSYDSADNHPSDWRIPGSNPVSAPFGSYSTENLITASCSPSQMMDSFGQTLWYDPTNLQAVGYGGFSGGHPSSSSSSCFRGNMDRSLEMGWSMPNLLPPKGNGLFLPNASSFLPPSMAQLPADSGFVERAARFSLFSDMVNQPLAKPESVGLFLEGQCPSTEVNVGVAHNDASTAMKGPNVRSSEQASKPNVSEDTQSSGQKGGETSSKGFDSKKRKRNRQNSEADQSHKSEEEAENNGDKKRNDEQSPNSPGNKTNSGKQQGKQTSDPKDGYIHVRARRGQATNSHSLAERVRREKISERMKFLQDLVPGCNKVTGKAVMLDEIINYVQSLQRQVEFLSMKLATVNPQMDFNLEALLAKDVRELQLRGGSSSATPFPQNMPMVYPPLPHGFMQQTLSSIGRNISSPLSPINGGYKRQETNGWEGDLQNVIHINYGAGDVPSDPEAATASLPSSNMKVEP